In a genomic window of Melopsittacus undulatus isolate bMelUnd1 chromosome 1, bMelUnd1.mat.Z, whole genome shotgun sequence:
- the RAB12 gene encoding ras-related protein Rab-12, whose protein sequence is MEPGSGLPQRRVGGGGLDLGAGSPALSGGQSRRRKQPPRPADFKLQVIIIGSRGVGKTSLMERFTDDTFCEACKSTVGVDFKIKTVELRGKKIRLQIWDTAGQERFNSITSAYYRSAKGIILVYDITKKETFDDLPKWMKMIDKYASEDAELLLVGNKLDCEVDREITRQQGEKFAQQITGMRFCEASAKDNFNVDEIFLKLVDDILKKMPLDVIRNELSNSILSLQPEPEIPPELPPPRPHVRCC, encoded by the exons ATGGAGCCGGGCTCGGGGCTGCCGCAGCGTAGGGTGGGGGGCGGCGGGCTAGACCTCGGGGCGGGCTCGCCGGCTCTCTCTGGGGGGCAGTCCCGCCGCAGGAAGCAGCCGCCGCGGCCGGCCGACTTCAAGCTGCAGGTGATCATCATCGGGTCGCGGGGGGTGGGCAAGACCAGCCTCATGGAGCGCTTCACCGACGACACCTTCTGCGAGGCCTGCAAGTCCACTGTGG gtgttgattttaaaatcaaaacagtaGAGctaagaggaaagaaaattagaTTACAAATCTG gGACACAGCAGGTCAGGAGAGATTCAACAGCATTACCTCAGCTTATTACAGAAGTGCCAAGGGAATTATTTTGGTGTATGATATCACCAAGAAGGAAACATTTGACGATTTGCCAAAATGGATGAAAATGATTGATAAG TATGCTTCAGAAGATGCAGAGCTTCTGTTAGTTGGCAATAAACTGGACTGTGAAGTTGATCGAGAGATTACTCGACAGCAGGGAGAAAAG ttTGCACAGCAAATAACTGGGATGCGGTTCTGTGAAGCAAGTGCCAAGGATAATTTTAATGTGgatgaaatatttctaaaactTGTTGATGACATTctgaaaaag atgCCACTGGATGTTATAAGAAATGAGTTGTCCAACAGTATCCTGTCCCTGCAACCAGAGCCAGAAATCCCACCAGAACTGCCTCCTCCAAGGCCACATGTCCGTTGCTGTTGA